One Streptomyces fagopyri DNA window includes the following coding sequences:
- a CDS encoding MarR family transcriptional regulator has protein sequence MPGGPGRYGGSARLVLVVASDIAAHPDTAVGEIAGRTGLPQSQVSSAVARLKEAGSVETAADPSDRRRLLVRQAVEVSERVAQIRATGIDEALVAALGSDDPHRMGEVTEALDVLARHLLPSSAAPEPGRPDTDPSVR, from the coding sequence GTGCCGGGCGGCCCCGGCCGCTATGGCGGCAGCGCCCGACTGGTACTGGTCGTGGCCAGCGACATCGCCGCCCACCCCGACACCGCCGTCGGTGAGATCGCCGGCCGCACCGGCCTGCCGCAGAGTCAGGTGTCCTCGGCTGTCGCCCGGCTCAAGGAGGCCGGATCCGTGGAAACGGCCGCGGATCCCTCAGACCGGCGTCGGCTGTTGGTGCGTCAGGCCGTCGAGGTGTCTGAGCGCGTGGCACAGATCCGCGCCACCGGCATCGACGAAGCGCTTGTCGCCGCCCTCGGGTCCGACGACCCGCACCGGATGGGGGAGGTCACGGAAGCCCTTGACGTACTCGCCCGCCACCTGCTGCCGTCCTCGGCGGCGCCGGAACCCGGCCGCCCGGATACCGACCCGTCGGTGAGGTAG
- a CDS encoding cold-shock protein, translated as MVAHVAAPSGRGGEKTKGAATGRGPDAFVHHAAIQATGFKALKEGQKVTMEVTQGKKGPQAENVVPSWARLLE; from the coding sequence GTGGTTGCGCATGTTGCGGCGCCGTCCGGCCGGGGTGGAGAAAAGACGAAAGGCGCCGCGACGGGACGGGGGCCGGATGCCTTCGTGCATCACGCGGCGATTCAGGCCACTGGCTTCAAGGCGTTGAAGGAAGGCCAGAAGGTGACGATGGAGGTCACCCAGGGCAAGAAGGGGCCCCAGGCTGAGAACGTCGTCCCCAGCTGGGCCCGTCTCCTTGAGTGA